A stretch of the Candidatus Neomarinimicrobiota bacterium genome encodes the following:
- the rplM gene encoding 50S ribosomal protein L13 — protein MKTRSLKANEIQKDWYVADAEGKTLGRFASEVAKILRGKHKPTFTPHMDMGDFVVVVNADKVKVSGAKESDKIYFKHSGYPGATTFTKLDHMRRTHPERIVEKAVWGMLPKNRLGRAIIKHLKVYNGPEHPHESQQPKELDI, from the coding sequence ATGAAAACAAGATCACTCAAAGCAAACGAAATACAAAAAGACTGGTATGTAGCCGACGCTGAAGGTAAAACCTTGGGCAGGTTCGCCAGTGAAGTAGCAAAAATTTTACGAGGAAAGCATAAACCCACTTTTACTCCCCATATGGATATGGGAGATTTTGTGGTTGTCGTCAATGCGGATAAGGTTAAAGTTTCTGGTGCAAAGGAATCTGATAAAATCTATTTCAAGCACTCCGGATATCCTGGCGCGACGACCTTTACAAAATTGGATCACATGCGCCGAACACATCCTGAACGGATTGTGGAAAAGGCCGTGTGGGGAATGCTTCCTAAAAACCGCTTGGGGCGGGCTATTATTAAGCACCTTAAGGTATATAATGGTCCTGAGCATCCCCATGAATCGCAACAACCAAAAGAATTGGATATTTAA